A genomic segment from Lutibacter sp. A80 encodes:
- a CDS encoding YkgJ family cysteine cluster protein: MEEFLKELPKLAKDKLIENKKYFQKLKKRTPKNLDVVMQDLHDKEFEKTDCLTCGNCCKTTSPIFTNKDIERISKHFKMKVFDFTTQYLELDADNFYVLKTAPCAFLDLNDNMCMIYDVRPKACSEYPHTDRRKFIQIADLTIKNTEICPAAYNIVEALKIKLPK; this comes from the coding sequence ATGGAAGAATTTTTAAAGGAATTACCAAAGTTAGCTAAAGATAAACTTATTGAGAATAAAAAATATTTTCAGAAGTTAAAGAAACGCACTCCTAAAAATTTAGACGTAGTAATGCAAGATCTACATGACAAAGAGTTTGAAAAAACGGATTGTTTAACTTGCGGAAATTGTTGTAAAACTACAAGTCCAATATTTACTAATAAAGATATTGAACGTATTTCTAAACATTTTAAAATGAAAGTATTTGATTTTACAACTCAGTATTTAGAGTTAGATGCTGATAATTTTTATGTGCTAAAAACTGCTCCTTGTGCTTTTTTAGATTTAAATGATAATATGTGTATGATTTATGATGTTCGTCCAAAAGCTTGTAGTGAATATCCACACACAGATAGACGAAAATTTATTCAAATTGCTGATCTAACTATTAAAAACACAGAAATTTGTCCGGCTGCATATAATATTGTAGAAGCTTTAAAAATAAAACTTCCAAAGTAA
- the argS gene encoding arginine--tRNA ligase, which produces MHNSLEIAVKKAFKEIYNTEIESVEFQATKKDFKGDITIVVFAFLRFVKGNPVEIGTKIGTYLKENVAEVADFNVVKGFLNLEISDSFFIESFNTIYKTNNFGKVATTKNEKAVMVEYSSPNTNKPLHLGHIRNNLLGYSVAEIIKASGKQVYKTQIINDRGIHICKSMVAWLHFGNGETPESTGLKGDKLVGNYYVAFDKAYKKEIAQLITEGKTEEEAKKEAPLLIEAQQMLLKWEAGDKEVVDLWKTMNQWVYDGFAITYKELGVDFDKNYYESNTYLLGKDIVAEGLEKGIFHKKEDGSVWIDLTDEGLDEKIVLRADGTAVYMTQDIGTAIERFKDFDLQELVYTVGNEQDYHFKVLFLILDKLGFDWAKNLYHLSYGMVDLPNGKMKSREGTVVDADDLMVEMTDTARTISQELGKLEGYSNEEKETLYKTIGLGALKYFILKVDPKKRILFDPEESVDFAGNTGPFIQYTYARIQSILRKATFDYTKEITTISLDPKERELIKQIQLFPEIIQNAAQNHSPAIIANYTYDLVKVYNSFYQTVPILGCGNEQEKIFRTQLSFKVAEITKTAFSLLGINVPERM; this is translated from the coding sequence ATGCACAATAGTTTAGAAATAGCTGTAAAAAAGGCTTTTAAAGAGATCTATAATACAGAAATAGAATCTGTTGAATTCCAGGCAACTAAAAAAGATTTTAAAGGTGATATAACCATAGTTGTTTTTGCCTTTTTACGATTTGTTAAAGGAAATCCAGTTGAAATTGGAACTAAAATTGGTACTTATTTAAAAGAAAATGTAGCAGAAGTTGCAGATTTTAATGTTGTTAAAGGGTTTTTAAACTTAGAAATCTCTGATTCGTTTTTTATAGAAAGCTTTAATACAATCTATAAAACCAATAATTTCGGTAAAGTAGCTACAACTAAAAATGAAAAAGCTGTTATGGTAGAATATTCTTCGCCAAACACTAACAAACCACTTCATTTAGGGCATATTAGAAATAATTTATTAGGTTATTCTGTTGCTGAAATTATAAAAGCCTCAGGTAAACAGGTTTATAAAACTCAAATTATTAACGATCGTGGAATTCATATTTGTAAAAGTATGGTCGCTTGGTTGCATTTTGGAAATGGAGAAACTCCAGAAAGTACAGGTTTAAAAGGCGATAAATTAGTTGGTAATTATTATGTTGCTTTTGATAAAGCTTATAAAAAAGAAATTGCACAACTTATTACAGAAGGAAAAACAGAAGAAGAAGCTAAAAAAGAAGCACCTCTTTTAATTGAAGCACAACAAATGCTCTTAAAATGGGAAGCTGGAGATAAAGAAGTAGTTGATTTATGGAAAACTATGAATCAATGGGTTTATGATGGTTTTGCTATAACCTATAAAGAATTAGGTGTAGATTTTGATAAAAATTATTATGAAAGTAATACCTATCTATTAGGAAAAGATATTGTAGCAGAAGGTTTAGAAAAAGGAATATTTCATAAAAAAGAAGACGGCTCTGTTTGGATAGATTTAACCGATGAAGGTTTAGATGAGAAAATTGTATTACGTGCCGATGGAACTGCTGTTTATATGACACAAGATATTGGTACTGCAATTGAACGTTTTAAAGATTTTGACCTTCAAGAGTTGGTTTATACCGTTGGAAACGAACAAGATTACCACTTTAAAGTATTATTTTTAATTTTAGATAAATTAGGATTCGATTGGGCTAAAAACTTATATCACTTATCATACGGAATGGTAGATTTACCAAATGGTAAAATGAAATCTAGAGAAGGAACTGTTGTTGATGCCGATGATTTAATGGTTGAAATGACAGATACAGCAAGAACAATCTCTCAAGAATTAGGTAAATTAGAAGGCTATTCTAACGAAGAAAAAGAAACGCTATACAAAACTATTGGTTTAGGCGCGCTTAAATATTTTATTTTAAAAGTAGACCCTAAAAAACGTATTCTATTCGACCCAGAAGAATCTGTTGATTTTGCTGGTAATACAGGTCCTTTTATTCAATATACTTATGCTAGAATACAATCTATTTTAAGAAAAGCTACCTTTGATTATACTAAAGAAATAACCACAATTAGTTTAGATCCAAAAGAACGAGAATTAATTAAACAAATACAATTATTTCCTGAAATTATTCAAAATGCAGCTCAAAATCATAGTCCTGCAATTATAGCAAATTATACATACGATTTGGTAAAAGTTTACAATTCATTTTACCAAACAGTACCAATTTTAGGCTGTGGAAATGAACAAGAAAAAATATTTAGAACACAACTATCATTCAAAGTAGCAGAAATAACAAAAACAGCATTTTCTTTATTAGGAATAAATGTTCCAGAGAGAATGTAA
- the lpdA gene encoding dihydrolipoyl dehydrogenase → MKYDILIIGSGPGGYVTAIRASQLGFKVGVVEKENLGGICLNWGCIPTKALLKSAQVYDYLKHVDQYGLKAEAIDKDFDAVIKRSRNVAEGMSKGVQFLMKKNKIDVIDGFGKIKTGKKVDVTDADGKVTEYSADHIIIATGARSRELPNLPQDGKKVIGYRQAMTLPKQPKKMIVVGSGAIGVEFAHFYNSMGTDVTIVEFMPNVVPVEDIEISKQFERSLKKSGIKVMTNSSVESVDTSGKGVKAVVKTKKGEEILEADIVLSAVGIKSNIENIGLEDVGIVVDRDKILVNDFYQTNIPGYYAIGDVVPGQALAHVASAEGITCVEKIAGLHTEKIDYGNVPGCTYATPEIASVGLTEAKAIEAGYEIKVGKFPFSASGKAKAAGNPEGFVKVIFDAKYGEWLGCHMIGAGVTDMIAEAVLGRKLETTGHEVLKAIHPHPTMSEAVMEAVAAAYDEVIHL, encoded by the coding sequence ATGAAATACGATATATTAATAATTGGTAGTGGTCCTGGAGGATATGTTACAGCTATTAGAGCTTCACAACTTGGTTTTAAAGTTGGTGTGGTTGAAAAAGAAAATTTAGGTGGAATTTGCTTAAATTGGGGTTGTATTCCTACAAAGGCCTTATTAAAAAGTGCACAAGTTTATGATTATTTAAAACATGTAGATCAATATGGTTTAAAAGCTGAAGCTATTGATAAAGATTTTGATGCGGTAATAAAACGCAGTAGAAATGTTGCTGAAGGAATGAGTAAAGGTGTTCAATTTTTAATGAAAAAAAATAAAATTGATGTTATCGATGGTTTTGGAAAAATTAAAACTGGTAAAAAAGTTGATGTAACAGATGCCGATGGTAAAGTAACTGAATATAGTGCAGACCATATTATTATTGCAACTGGAGCACGCTCACGTGAGTTGCCAAACTTACCACAAGATGGTAAAAAAGTTATTGGTTATAGACAAGCAATGACGCTACCTAAACAACCTAAAAAAATGATTGTTGTTGGTTCAGGTGCTATAGGTGTTGAGTTCGCTCACTTTTATAATTCAATGGGTACCGATGTAACTATTGTAGAATTTATGCCAAATGTAGTTCCAGTTGAAGATATTGAAATTTCTAAACAATTTGAACGTTCACTAAAAAAATCTGGAATAAAAGTTATGACAAATTCTTCTGTAGAATCTGTTGATACTTCTGGTAAAGGTGTAAAAGCTGTTGTTAAAACTAAAAAAGGAGAAGAAATTTTAGAAGCTGATATTGTTTTATCTGCTGTTGGAATTAAATCTAACATAGAAAATATTGGATTAGAAGATGTTGGAATTGTTGTTGATCGTGATAAAATTTTGGTAAACGATTTCTATCAAACTAACATTCCTGGTTATTATGCAATTGGAGATGTTGTTCCTGGTCAAGCCTTAGCACATGTTGCTTCTGCTGAAGGAATTACTTGTGTTGAAAAAATTGCTGGTTTACATACCGAAAAAATTGACTACGGAAATGTTCCTGGTTGTACATATGCAACTCCAGAAATAGCTAGCGTTGGTTTAACTGAAGCTAAAGCTATTGAAGCTGGTTACGAAATTAAAGTTGGTAAATTTCCTTTCTCTGCATCTGGAAAAGCAAAAGCTGCTGGTAACCCAGAAGGATTTGTAAAAGTTATTTTTGATGCAAAATATGGAGAATGGCTAGGTTGCCATATGATTGGTGCTGGTGTTACTGATATGATTGCTGAAGCAGTTTTAGGTAGAAAATTAGAAACTACTGGACACGAAGTATTAAAAGCTATTCACCCTCACCCAACTATGAGTGAAGCTGTTATGGAAGCTGTTGCTGCAGCTTACGACGAAGTTATACACTTATAA
- the bshC gene encoding bacillithiol biosynthesis cysteine-adding enzyme BshC, which produces MKVHHIPFQETGYFSSLIGDYLDKNSKLTQFYGNFPNLEGFKNQITLKQASFKSKSRAILAESLFKQYNKLDINDLTLNNIKLLEKDNTFTITTGHQLNIFTGPLYFLYKIVSTINLTKQLKTQFPQHNFVPVYWMATEDHDFEEINYFNFKGKKVVWDRESSGAVGRLNTKGFEDIFNVFSKQLGNSINENYIKSLFENAYLKHHNLTDATRYLVNELFGEYGLVIIDGDAIELKHEFSSIVKDELLNATSFKAVSKTSEKLAENYNIQVNPREINLFYLKDDLRERIIFEDNVYKINNTSIVFSEQDILKELTNFPDRFSPNVIMRPLYQETILPNLCYIGGGGELAYWFQLKDYFSKVATPFPILLLRNSVLLITEKQLIKLGKLNVTLKEIFNKQEVLINKKVKEISDISIDFSQQKQFLQEQFLALKELAEQTDKSFIGAVHAQEKKQLKGLNNLEKRLLKAQKRKLSDVVTRIETLQNELFPNRSLEERTRNFSEFYIDLGTDLIPMLLKALEPLKLEFSVIEY; this is translated from the coding sequence ATGAAAGTACATCATATTCCATTTCAAGAAACCGGATATTTTTCAAGTTTAATTGGAGATTATTTAGATAAAAATTCTAAACTAACTCAATTTTATGGTAACTTCCCTAATTTAGAGGGATTTAAAAATCAGATAACGCTTAAGCAAGCTTCATTTAAATCTAAATCTAGAGCTATTTTAGCCGAATCACTTTTTAAACAATACAATAAGTTAGATATAAATGATTTAACGTTAAATAATATTAAATTATTAGAAAAGGATAACACATTTACAATAACAACAGGGCATCAGTTAAATATTTTTACAGGGCCTTTGTATTTTTTGTACAAAATTGTATCTACTATAAATTTAACAAAGCAATTAAAAACTCAATTTCCTCAACATAATTTTGTGCCAGTTTATTGGATGGCAACAGAAGATCACGATTTTGAAGAAATTAATTATTTTAATTTTAAAGGTAAAAAAGTAGTTTGGGATAGAGAAAGTAGCGGTGCTGTTGGAAGACTTAATACCAAAGGTTTTGAAGATATTTTTAATGTATTTTCCAAACAATTAGGAAATTCTATCAATGAAAATTACATAAAATCATTATTTGAGAATGCATATTTAAAGCATCACAATTTAACAGATGCAACTCGCTATTTAGTAAATGAATTATTTGGTGAATATGGTTTGGTTATTATTGATGGAGATGCTATTGAACTTAAACATGAATTTTCTTCAATTGTTAAAGACGAATTATTAAATGCTACTTCTTTTAAAGCAGTTTCAAAAACAAGTGAAAAATTAGCTGAAAATTATAATATTCAGGTAAATCCAAGAGAAATTAACCTTTTTTATTTAAAAGATGATTTAAGAGAACGTATTATTTTTGAAGATAATGTCTATAAAATTAATAATACATCTATTGTTTTTTCTGAACAAGATATTTTAAAAGAGCTAACTAATTTTCCAGATCGTTTTAGTCCTAACGTAATTATGAGACCCTTATATCAAGAAACAATTTTACCAAATTTATGTTATATTGGTGGAGGAGGAGAACTAGCGTATTGGTTTCAGTTAAAAGATTATTTTTCAAAAGTTGCTACACCATTTCCAATTTTATTATTACGTAATTCAGTATTGTTAATTACTGAAAAACAATTGATTAAGCTGGGTAAATTAAATGTAACTTTAAAAGAAATTTTTAATAAGCAAGAAGTTTTAATAAATAAAAAGGTAAAAGAAATTTCCGATATTTCAATAGATTTTTCACAGCAAAAGCAGTTTTTACAAGAGCAATTTTTAGCATTAAAAGAATTAGCTGAGCAAACCGATAAATCTTTTATTGGTGCAGTACATGCACAAGAAAAAAAGCAATTGAAAGGATTAAATAATTTAGAAAAACGCTTGTTAAAAGCTCAAAAAAGAAAATTGTCTGATGTAGTAACTAGAATTGAAACGTTACAAAATGAATTATTTCCAAACAGAAGTTTAGAAGAGCGCACACGTAATTTTTCTGAATTCTATATAGATTTAGGTACAGATTTAATACCAATGCTTTTAAAAGCATTGGAACCATTAAAATTAGAATTTTCTGTTATAGAATATTAG
- a CDS encoding class I SAM-dependent methyltransferase: MWFKIKSYLLFLLKSTNKHGIHSPFVYNLVTNCFTIKTAASKKQKLVTILNYFKNNNIEIPNITKKQALLLIRIVTYFKPKSILELETSFGFNTALLSIGNPKAAVTTIKNNKTINKEAAALFNNIELLNITLINSNLKNKLINNSQFDFIYFDKTHQKTTLLNNFKDCLVASHNNSVFIFNAINSSKELQEAWEEIKNNPKVTITINTYFYGIVFFRTEQARQHFTIRV, encoded by the coding sequence ATGTGGTTTAAAATAAAATCCTATCTTTTATTCTTATTAAAATCTACCAATAAACATGGAATACATTCTCCTTTTGTGTACAATTTAGTAACTAATTGCTTTACTATAAAAACAGCAGCTTCAAAAAAACAAAAACTGGTTACTATTCTAAATTATTTCAAAAACAATAATATTGAAATTCCTAATATTACTAAAAAACAAGCGCTTCTCTTAATAAGAATTGTAACCTATTTTAAACCTAAATCTATTCTAGAATTGGAAACTTCTTTTGGATTTAATACTGCACTATTAAGTATAGGAAACCCAAAAGCAGCTGTTACCACTATAAAAAACAATAAAACTATTAATAAAGAAGCTGCAGCGCTTTTTAATAACATAGAACTTTTAAATATTACATTAATTAACAGTAATTTAAAAAATAAACTAATTAATAATTCGCAATTCGATTTCATTTATTTTGATAAAACCCATCAAAAAACAACATTGTTAAATAATTTTAAAGATTGTTTAGTTGCTTCACATAATAATTCTGTTTTTATTTTTAACGCTATTAATTCTTCAAAAGAACTACAAGAAGCTTGGGAAGAAATAAAAAACAACCCTAAAGTTACTATTACAATAAATACTTATTTTTATGGTATTGTTTTTTTTAGAACTGAACAAGCAAGACAACATTTTACCATACGTGTTTAA
- a CDS encoding cob(I)yrinic acid a,c-diamide adenosyltransferase, with product MKIYTKTGDKGKTSLFGGTRVPKYDLRIEAYGTVDELNSYIGLIRDQKIDDYTSHVLIKIQNELFTLGAMLATPAEKKILKNGKERLNINKIDIKSIELLEIEIDNMNETIPPMTNFVLPGGHTTVSFCHISRCICRRAERIATQLSDESTIDELIIVYLNRLSDYLFVLARKLIIDNKAQEIPWIPEKL from the coding sequence ATGAAAATATATACCAAAACTGGAGATAAAGGAAAAACATCGTTATTTGGTGGAACTAGAGTTCCTAAATACGATTTACGTATTGAGGCTTATGGAACTGTTGATGAATTAAACTCTTACATTGGATTAATTCGTGATCAAAAAATTGATGACTATACTTCTCATGTACTGATAAAAATTCAAAACGAATTATTTACTCTAGGTGCAATGTTAGCAACACCTGCTGAAAAAAAGATTTTAAAAAACGGTAAAGAACGTCTCAATATTAATAAAATAGACATTAAATCTATAGAATTATTAGAAATTGAAATTGACAATATGAACGAGACAATACCTCCAATGACAAATTTTGTTTTGCCAGGCGGACATACAACCGTGTCATTTTGTCATATATCACGTTGTATTTGTAGAAGAGCAGAGCGTATAGCCACACAATTAAGTGACGAAAGTACAATTGATGAACTAATAATTGTTTATTTAAATAGACTTTCTGACTACCTTTTTGTACTGGCACGAAAATTGATTATTGATAATAAAGCTCAAGAAATCCCTTGGATTCCTGAGAAATTATAA
- a CDS encoding DUF2795 domain-containing protein, whose protein sequence is MYWTLELASYLSDAPWPATKDELIDYAIRTGAPLEVVENLQEIEDADENFESILEIWPDYPSEDDYLWNEDEY, encoded by the coding sequence ATGTATTGGACACTAGAATTAGCATCGTATTTATCAGATGCACCATGGCCTGCGACAAAAGATGAGTTAATTGATTATGCTATAAGAACAGGAGCACCTTTAGAAGTTGTTGAAAATCTTCAAGAAATTGAAGATGCCGATGAAAACTTTGAATCTATTCTTGAAATTTGGCCAGATTATCCTTCCGAAGATGATTATCTCTGGAATGAAGATGAATATTAA
- the secA gene encoding preprotein translocase subunit SecA, which yields MSIINSVLKVFVGDKKKSDLKLLRPIVKKVAAFESEVSNLTNDQLREKTAYFKDIIAKATNEYTSKINELKKEAHDANVDRKEEIYSEIDELEESAYEVLEKTLNNITAEAFAVVKETAKRFKENKTITVTATPFDRELSATKGNVTLEDDKAFWSNTWDAQGKQVTWDMVHYDVQLIGGTVLHQGKIAEMMTGEGKTLVSTLPIYLNALSGKGVHVVTVNDYLAKRDAAWMGPIFEFHGLSVDCIDHHQPNSDARRKAYNSDITYGTNNEFGFDYLRDNMAHSPEELVQRPHNYAIVDEVDSVLIDDARTPLIISGATANADRHEFNELKPSVDKLVSIQRNYLTGVLADVKKLIAEGNTKDGSFLLLRVYRGLPKSKALIKFLSQEGIKQLLQKTENHYMQDNNREMPKIDEDLYFVIDEKNNSIELTDKGISYLSGDDGDENFFILPDLSTEIAAIDSENLSAEETAAKKEELYRDFSIKSERIHTMNQLLKAYTLFEKDVEYVIMDDKIKIVDEQTGRIMDGRRYSDGLHQAIEAKENVKIEAATQTYATVTLQNYFRMYRKLSGMTGTAITEAGEFWDIYKLDVVEVPTNVPLVRDDKEDLIFKTKREKYNAVINEIEKLVNNGQPVLVGTTSVEISELLGRMLSIRKIKHNVLNAKLHKKEADVVAEAGNPGVVTIATNMAGRGTDIKLSDAVKAAGGLAIIGTERHDSRRVDRQLRGRAGRQGDPGLSQFYVSLEDNLMRLFGSERIAKMMDRMGLQEGEVIQHSMITKSIERAQRKVEENNFGVRKRLLEYDDVMNSQREVIYKRRRHALYGERLQVDIVNMVYDTCSAIVRESKLANDYQNFEFELIRFSSTSSPFTEEEFQKLSEQELTDQLFDIVYKHYKEKLERSAKAAYPVIKDVYENQGDKYERIVVPFTDGTKELKVVTNLKEAYESEGKGLVTDFEKNITLAIIDDTWKDHLRQMDELKQSVQNATYEQKDPLLIYKFESFELFNQMLDKVNKEVLSFLFKGELPSQDANQVSQAREQKREKVQLSKEDYKNTSEQTQTNQTQQPQVVETIVRTERKIGRNEKVTIKNVMNGENKSVKYKQAIPLIQKGEWVIVED from the coding sequence ATGAGTATTATAAATTCCGTACTAAAAGTATTTGTTGGAGATAAGAAAAAAAGTGATTTAAAATTGTTACGACCTATTGTAAAAAAGGTTGCAGCATTTGAAAGTGAAGTTTCTAATCTAACAAACGATCAATTAAGAGAAAAAACAGCTTATTTTAAAGACATTATTGCAAAAGCAACTAATGAATATACTTCAAAAATAAATGAGTTAAAAAAAGAAGCTCACGATGCAAATGTTGATAGAAAAGAGGAAATTTACTCTGAAATTGATGAATTAGAAGAAAGCGCGTATGAAGTTTTAGAAAAAACCCTAAATAATATAACAGCTGAAGCTTTTGCTGTTGTTAAAGAAACTGCAAAACGTTTTAAAGAAAATAAAACTATTACTGTTACAGCAACTCCTTTTGATAGAGAACTCTCTGCAACTAAAGGCAATGTAACTCTAGAAGATGATAAAGCTTTTTGGTCAAATACTTGGGATGCTCAAGGTAAACAAGTAACTTGGGATATGGTACATTACGATGTACAGCTTATTGGTGGTACTGTTTTACACCAAGGTAAAATTGCCGAAATGATGACTGGTGAAGGTAAAACATTAGTATCTACACTCCCAATTTATTTAAATGCATTGTCCGGAAAAGGTGTACACGTTGTAACTGTAAACGATTATTTAGCAAAACGTGATGCTGCTTGGATGGGACCTATATTTGAATTTCATGGTTTAAGTGTTGATTGTATAGATCACCACCAACCAAATTCAGATGCTCGAAGAAAAGCATATAATTCTGATATTACTTACGGTACAAATAACGAATTTGGTTTCGATTATTTACGTGATAATATGGCACACTCACCTGAAGAACTGGTACAACGCCCTCATAATTATGCTATTGTAGATGAGGTCGATTCTGTATTAATAGATGATGCACGTACACCTTTAATTATATCTGGTGCAACTGCTAATGCTGATAGACATGAATTTAACGAATTAAAACCAAGTGTAGATAAACTTGTATCCATTCAAAGAAATTACCTAACGGGTGTTTTAGCAGATGTTAAAAAATTAATTGCAGAAGGAAATACAAAAGACGGTAGTTTTTTATTACTTCGCGTATATAGAGGTTTACCAAAAAGTAAAGCCTTAATAAAGTTTTTAAGTCAAGAAGGTATTAAACAACTTTTACAAAAGACTGAAAACCACTATATGCAAGATAATAATCGTGAAATGCCAAAAATTGACGAGGATTTATATTTTGTAATTGATGAAAAAAACAATTCTATAGAGTTAACAGATAAAGGTATTTCTTATTTATCTGGAGACGACGGAGATGAAAACTTCTTTATTTTACCAGATTTAAGTACCGAAATTGCTGCAATTGATAGTGAAAATCTTTCCGCTGAAGAAACTGCGGCTAAAAAAGAAGAATTATATAGAGATTTTAGCATTAAAAGTGAACGAATTCATACAATGAATCAACTATTAAAAGCATATACCCTATTTGAAAAAGATGTGGAATATGTAATAATGGATGATAAAATTAAAATTGTAGATGAACAAACTGGTCGTATAATGGACGGCCGTCGTTATTCAGACGGATTACACCAAGCAATTGAAGCTAAAGAAAATGTAAAAATTGAAGCTGCAACACAAACATATGCAACCGTAACACTTCAAAATTACTTTAGAATGTACCGCAAATTAAGTGGTATGACAGGGACTGCAATTACAGAAGCTGGTGAATTTTGGGATATTTACAAATTAGATGTTGTTGAAGTACCTACAAATGTACCTTTAGTTAGAGATGATAAAGAAGATTTAATCTTTAAAACAAAAAGAGAAAAATACAATGCTGTTATTAATGAAATTGAAAAATTAGTTAATAACGGACAACCTGTTTTAGTTGGTACTACCTCTGTTGAAATTTCTGAATTATTAGGAAGAATGCTTTCTATTAGAAAGATAAAACACAATGTATTAAATGCAAAACTACATAAAAAAGAAGCAGATGTAGTTGCTGAAGCTGGTAACCCAGGAGTTGTAACTATTGCAACAAATATGGCAGGACGTGGTACAGATATTAAATTATCTGATGCTGTAAAAGCTGCTGGTGGTTTAGCTATTATTGGTACAGAACGTCACGATTCTAGACGTGTAGACCGTCAGTTACGTGGACGTGCTGGTCGTCAAGGAGATCCAGGTTTATCACAGTTTTACGTATCATTAGAAGATAATTTAATGCGTTTGTTTGGTTCTGAACGAATTGCTAAAATGATGGATAGAATGGGACTTCAAGAAGGTGAAGTTATTCAACATTCTATGATTACTAAATCTATTGAACGCGCGCAACGTAAAGTTGAAGAGAATAACTTTGGTGTTCGTAAACGTTTATTAGAATATGATGATGTTATGAACTCGCAACGTGAAGTTATATACAAACGTCGCCGACACGCATTATACGGAGAGCGCTTACAAGTAGATATTGTAAATATGGTATATGATACTTGTAGTGCAATAGTAAGAGAGAGCAAACTTGCAAACGATTATCAGAATTTTGAATTTGAATTGATTCGTTTTTCTTCTACTTCTTCTCCATTTACCGAAGAAGAATTCCAAAAACTTTCTGAACAAGAACTTACAGATCAACTTTTTGATATTGTTTACAAACACTATAAAGAAAAACTGGAAAGAAGTGCAAAAGCAGCTTATCCAGTAATTAAAGATGTGTATGAAAATCAAGGTGATAAATACGAACGTATTGTGGTGCCTTTTACTGATGGAACTAAAGAATTAAAAGTTGTAACTAATTTAAAAGAAGCCTATGAAAGTGAAGGAAAAGGCTTAGTTACAGACTTTGAAAAAAATATTACTTTAGCAATTATTGACGATACTTGGAAAGATCATCTACGTCAAATGGATGAATTAAAACAATCGGTTCAAAATGCTACTTACGAGCAAAAAGATCCTTTATTAATTTACAAATTTGAATCATTTGAATTGTTCAATCAAATGCTTGATAAAGTAAATAAAGAAGTTCTTTCATTCTTATTTAAAGGTGAATTACCATCGCAAGATGCAAATCAAGTTTCTCAAGCTAGAGAGCAAAAAAGAGAAAAAGTACAATTAAGTAAAGAAGATTATAAAAACACTTCTGAACAAACACAAACAAACCAAACCCAACAACCGCAAGTTGTAGAAACTATTGTTAGAACCGAACGCAAAATAGGTAGAAACGAAAAAGTGACTATTAAAAATGTGATGAATGGTGAAAACAAATCTGTAAAATACAAACAAGCAATTCCTTTAATTCAAAAAGGAGAATGGGTAATTGTTGAAGATTAA